A region of Coccinella septempunctata chromosome 5, icCocSept1.1, whole genome shotgun sequence DNA encodes the following proteins:
- the LOC123313352 gene encoding mitochondrial nicotinamide adenine dinucleotide transporter SLC25A51-like: protein MAPMDIWYIWPQRQKELICHHLAIITGVVWIYPLTKISLRQMLSGQSAKKVTFYTLHEGLFIMYRGVLPQIIQRCSSITATYIVHQNINMTFQQYPKFRAKLYAGSFLGTLDSLLMPFERVQVILADKHYNQTYKNTWHCFHSLLIHHGFKELYRGFEVVYLRNIFGSIIFLSLLLKKEEILNQDKRKYGPAVIMSASRVVLDSLQGTVVSTIMHPLNVLRVYLHSQVGERHTHFHIALKQLYKEKGMYFFFNGLYINMVRSWMSWVVIAFSNEMYKQIYMHYIKPKIKK from the exons ATGGCACCTATGGACATTTGGTACATATGGCCACAAAGGCAAAAAGAACTGATATGTCATCATCTCGCTATCATAACAGGAGTTGTCTGGATTTATCCTCTAACAAAAATCAGTCTCCGGCAAATGTTATCTGGACAAAGTGCAAAGAAAGTAACATTTTATACTCTACATGAAGGACTGTTTATAATGTATAGAGGAGTTTTACCCCAAATCATTCAAAGATGTTCATCAATTACTGCAACTTACATAGtacatcaaaatattaatatGACATTTCAGCAGTATCCGAAATTCAGAGCAAAATTATATGCAGGGTCATTCTTAGGAACACTGGATTCTCTTTTAATGCCTTTTGAAAGGGTGCAAGTGATTTTAGCAGATAAACATTACAACCAAACATATAAGAATACATGGCACTGTTTTCATTCACTACTGATTCATCATGGTTTCAAAGAACTATACAGAGGCTTTGAAGTTGTATATTTGAGAAATATATTCGGCAGTATTATATTTTTATCtctattattgaaaaaagaggaGATATTG AACCAAGATAAAAGAAAGTATGGACCTGCTGTCATAATGTCAGCATCCAGAGTTGTCTTAGATTCTCTACAAGGTACTGTGGTCTCAACCATTATGCATCCCCTTAATGTACTTAGAGTATATCTCCATAGCCAAGTTGGAGAAAGACACACCCACTTCCATATTGCTTTAAAGCAACTCTATAAAGAAAAAGGCATGTACTTCTTTTTTAATGGCTTATACATTAATATGGTCAGATCATGGATGTCTTGGGTTGTTATAGCATTCTCAAATGAAATGTACAAACAGATTTATATGCATTACATAAAacccaaaataaaaaaatga
- the LOC123313348 gene encoding glucoside xylosyltransferase 1, with product MRIKKSDQLKLKTFLKLFFVCLAVFILLFLCLLWSLGAENDGDYEVVVTEPVIFKRHDVVVAVVACGDRFEETMTMLKSALMFTKIHLSFLVVSDDHLIDRFKEKLEQWKTATKNRFSYRVVPLTFPVVEVEEWKKLFKLCASQRLFLPEVLKDVDSVLYMDTDTLFLTPVEDVWDHFYKMNSSQMAALAPEHEEPNVAWYNRFAKHPYYGKLGVNSGVMLMNLTKMRKFRWKEYVVPIYKKFKLKITWGDQDIINIIFHYHPDKLYIYSCRYNFRPDHCMYNSVCKPAEKEGVAVLHGSRGFFHSDKQPVFKAIYQAVEEFNLGTDSKQIFLQTLETYLEERKNTNCGHVKDIFLKNLRNYMER from the exons ATGAGAATCAAAAAGAGCGATCAATTAAAGTTAAAAACTTTCCTCAAACTATTTTTTGTCTGCCTTGCAGTATTTATTTTACTATTTCTTTGTTTGCTGTGGAGTCTTGGTGCAGAAAATGATGGCGATTATGAAGTAGTAGTGACCGAACCTGTGATTTTCAAAAG GCATGATGTTGTTGTAGCAGTTGTCGCCTGTGGTGACCGCTTTGAAGAAACTATGACAATGTTGAAATCAGCTCTAATGTTCACAAAGATACATTTGAGTTTTTTAGTTGTCTCAGATGACCACTTGATTGATAGGTTCAAAGAGAAA ttggaacAATGGAAGACTGCTACCAAAAATCGTTTCAGTTATCGGGTAGTTCCTTTGACATTCCCAGTTGTTGAAGTTGAGgaatggaaaaaattattcaaactgTGTGCTTCTCAGAGATTATTTTTACCA GAAGTTTTGAAAGATGTTGATTCAGTATTATACATGGATACTGATACATTGTTCCTCACACCTGTTGAAGATGTTTGGGATCATTTCTATAAAATGAATTCTAGTCAAATGGCTGCACTAGCTCCTGAACATGAGGAGCCCAATGTAGCTTGGTACAATAGATTTGCTAAACATCCTTACTATGGGAAATTAG GTGTGAATTCAGGTGTTATGCTTATGAATTTAACAAAAATGAGGAAATTTCGGTGGAAGGAATATGTTGTTCCAATATATAAGaagttcaaactgaaaataACTTGGGGTGATCAAGATATaataaatatcatttttcattatCATCCAG acaagTTATATATTTATTCTTGTCGATATAACTTTCGGCCAGATCACTGCATGTATAATAGTGTGTGCAAACCAGCAGAAAAAGAAGGAGTTGCTGTACTGCATGGATCCAGAGGATTTTTCCACTCTGATAAACAACCAGTATTTAAAGCAATATACCAAGCAGTAGAAGAG TTCAATTTAGGTACTGATTCCAAACAAATATTTCTTCAGACACTTGAGACTTACTTGGAGGAAAGGAAAAATACAAACTGTGGGCATGTAAAGGATATATTCttaaaaaatttgagaaattacATGGAGAGGTAA
- the LOC123313436 gene encoding RPII140-upstream gene protein, with protein MFKYLKNINFHGMMFGAFFPFSSTNDFDKVDIGLDTLKENSSDGWTRLRKMFQIDEFGEVSDEVTIIGQTAMISSFVGLVYGGVMNSSTAYTDFLRQNTASTFTSHFEAKRKLQDAVTKSFAKGAWKWGWRICFFSTSFVGLSTTISVYRGESGICEYALGGAITGALYKWQMGPRGWIVGGALGGILGLFSGSLSYGLLKLSGKSMSELRKYQAGIGDYRRDLIREGMKRKEEDEDHLLLMVKPSGGTEK; from the exons atgttcaaatatttaaaaaatattaattttcatgGAATGATGTTTGGTGCTTTTTTCCCCTTCTCATCCACAAATGATTTCGATAAAGTCGATATTGGGCTAGacacattgaaagaaaattccTCTGATGGATGGACAAGATTGCGTAAAATGTTTCAGATCGA CGAATTTGGAGAAGTTAGTGATGAAGTTACTATAATTGGTCAAACAGCTATGATAAGTAGTTTTGTGGGCTTAGTTTATGGTGGTGTTATGAACAGTAGCACTGCTTACACAGATTTCTTGAGGCAAAATACTGCTTCTACATTTACTTCTCATTTTGAAGCAAAA AGAAAACTTCAAGATGCTGTCACTAAAAGTTTTGCTAAAGGTGCTTGGAAATGGGGTTGGAGAATctgctttttttcaacatcttttgt AGGACTTTCTACTACCATTTCAGTTTATAGAGGAGAAAGTGGTATTTGTGAATATGCTCTAGGAGGAGCTATCACAGGTGCTTTATATAAATGGCAAATGGGACCAAGAGGTTGGATTGTTGGAGGTGCACTTG GTGGAATATTAGGTCTTTTCTCAGGGTCACTTTCTTATGGATTGTTGAAACTTTCTGGCAAGTCAATGAGTGAGCTGAGGAAATATCAAGCTGGAATAGGTGATTATAGAAGAGATTTGATAAGAGAAGGAATGAAACGAAAAGAAGAAGATGAAGACCATCTACTTTTGATGGTTAAACCTTCAGGAGGAacggaaaaataa
- the LOC123313354 gene encoding mitochondrial nicotinamide adenine dinucleotide transporter SLC25A51-like, producing MKKNPLVDEKEFICGWAAAATNIILTYPIQKISALQVINHENITLASKHIVNGWHIRWIYRGILPPLCQKSLSISCMFGFYNNLFNYLTRKNVKHARFLSGLASGTMESTIMPFERMQSILINKKFNKKYKNMLDVMINLNREYGFKEYYRGFSLIFFRNVLGNICFFTLKHESDYYISESLESPFFQNVFRFIHGGIIGAFLSTIFYPLTVLKLELQKEVGTKHFSPLKAFKDVYSNEKKLRHFYRGGFMNGARSFLSWGIINSSYEIYSKLLFE from the coding sequence ATGAAGAAAAATCCTCTGGTTGATGAGAAAGAATTTATATGTGGATGGGCAGCTGCTGCAACGAATATAATTTTAACATACCCCATTCAGAAAATAAGTGCACTCCAAGTTAttaatcatgaaaatataacatTAGCAAGTAAACATATAGTAAATGGATGGCACATACGATGGATTTATAGAGGAATCTTGCCTCCCCTATGTCAGAAGTCCCTCTCAATATCATGTATGTTTGGTTTCTACAACAATCTCTTCAACTATTTAACAAGGAAAAATGTGAAACATGCTAGATTCTTGAGTGGACTGGCTTCAGGCACAATGGAGTCTACAATCATGCCCTTTGAAAGAATGCAAAGTATTTTAATAAATaagaaattcaacaaaaaatataaaaatatgttGGATGTGATGATAAACTTGAACAGAGAATATGGATTCAAAGAATATTATAGGGGATTCAGTTTGATTTTCTTCAGGAACGTATTGGGAAATATATGTTTTTTCACATTGAAACATGAAAGTGATTATTACATTTCAGAATCCCTTGAATCCCCTTTTTTCCAAAATGTTTTTCGGTTTATCCATGGAGGTATAATTGGTGCTTTTCTATCGACCATATTCTACCCACTGACTGTTCTCAAATTAGAATTGCAAAAAGAGGTTGGTACTAAACATTTTTCACCCCTTAAGGCATTCAAGGATGTTTATtctaatgagaaaaaattaagACATTTTTACCGTGGGGGATTCATGAATGGTGCAAGATCGTTTCTTTCTTGGGGTATAATCAATAGTTCATAtgaaatttattccaaattATTGTTTGAATAA